The nucleotide sequence TGCTCTAGGGGTGGGTCCCAGCAGCAGGGGATCGGATGACACTTCATCGTCGAGGTCGGCCACAGCGGGGTTTACGATGATGAGGTCGTCGtcaggaggaagaggaggaagcgGAGGAAGCGCCAGCTGTCAGGACTGCGGGAACCAAGCGAAGAAAGACTGCATACACATGAGGTGCAGGACTTGCTGCAAGAACCGAGGGTTACACTGTCCGACCCACGTCAAGAGCACATGGGTTCCGGCGTCGAAACGCCGTGAGCGGCAGCAGCAGCTCGCCGCCTTGCAGCACCAACACCACCAACAGCAAGGTCATATACAACAACACCACGACCAACAACAGCAGCAGCTTCAAGTGATTCGAGGAGAAAGTTCGAAAAGACTCAGAGAAAATCCGAGCTCGAATCCCTCTCTTCGTATtctcacaaacacaaacacttcaGGTATACTATTTATATACACGCATATACATACACATTTTATGAGGTCTTTTGATCGtttgagagagaaggaaaaaaaaaaaaaaaaggagggttTGAGTGAACGAAGAGAGAATGGAAGAAGGGGAGAAAAAAGGGGAAGGGTTTTTGGAAGGTAGCGTGcgcaaaaccaaacaaatagaAGAGAATATCGATTGCGTGTGAGGAGAAATCGATCCCTCAATAGTAAAAAACTCGTTCTTCCAAAAACCCCATCAGAAATCACcagctttctttcttttcatcttttccttttccaaAAAAATACTGTTCTGCAGTAGTCCTGACGACTATTACATTGACAggaagaaagaaacaaagaaagaaatacactgtttctctctctctctctctaaaaattcCGTGTTCATGTTTGTGCGTTTTGCTTGCTTTTGTGTgcccttccttctttttttatttgtgttaaaagaaagaaaatctaaAGAAGATTAagcaattttttaatttaattttcctacTCTGGGTCTTTCCTTCTCATGAAAAACCGTATAGTTTTATGTATTGCGGCTTGGGATTTACACATGTCTGTGTGTAGGCTTGGATGTGGTGAATTTCCCGCCGGAAGTGAGTTCGCCGGCTGTATTTCGCTGCGTGAAAGTGAGCGGAATGGACAACGAGGATCAGTACGCGTACCAGACGGCTGTGAACATCGCAGGCCATTTGTTTAAAGGAATTCTCTACGACAAAGGACCCGAATCCCCTAACTACAACATGAACATGGCAGCTGACACCTCGTCTGGTGGTGGAGTTAATTTCCAACCGCTCAATCTCATCGCGGGAGCCGCCTCCGCCGTTAACACAGCGTCCATTGATGGTGGTGGCGGCCACGAGGGAGTGGAAGTGGCGGGTTCGACGACAGTTATAGATCCTTCTTCCCTATACCCAGCTCCAATCAACACATACATGGGTACGCAATTCTTCCTACCACCAAGATCTTGATGGAACAAAAGTTTACACTTCCCacattcttcatcttcttctgacTACCTACCTACTACGAGCAACTGTTCCGTACGTAGTAAGTGTGTACTCTCAAATCTTTTGAAAATATCTTTGTAGCAAAAATTGATACCCCCATTTGGACTAGCTTGGCCAGGAAGCTAGAAAGAGAGTAGAAAGAAAATATTGATGCGCGACGAGGAACGTATTTGTTTTGTTGACAGTTTCTAATGCttgttaattagttaatttgaATGTCATCATCTGTTATGATTGGTGTTATCATTATTCATCTTAATTAATATCTTGTTCAAATTCAAATATGAATAGGCCCTACatgttttcttcattttgttttgaCTAGTTGGAGATTTTAAAGAGTGGTGGTGTTTCGTGGATTATCCTGGATAGGTATTTCTCTTTAATCTAGTGCGTCCAGGGTTAAAACGCGATGCCTTCTTGTGGTTTAAGATGAATTTAGTGTAAAAAAGAGTGGcggtgtttttatttatttatttttcctctaCTGGGTTGAACCCCGTAACACTTCTTTGGTTGGATTTGAACTTGGAAAGCTGCTTTTTTTTCCTGTTTACCCGTATGCTTGCCGTTTGAAATGGATCACGAAAACTTGGAAGTTTTCGTCTTTTGTTGGACAAACTACAAAGACGACTTCTTTTTTCATTTCGGATGGGCGGTCCAGCCATGCATGAGTAAACCAGCATATTCAAGTTCAAAAGGTCAAGCAaccctctctcccttctctctctctctctctagattgtCATAGAATATTGAACattgttttatattttcttcatttattcCTAAATTTTGAAACGAATAGTTGTGACTTTGATGTTGAAAACTGGAAGCTTTGCTTAATTTTCACCTGCGGTGGTTTAATGCAGCTGCAGGAAGGTAATATTACAGAAATATTCTCAATTGTTTGTTGGACAATTGcttaaatttaatattgttTGCTTTCTGTTTGAAAATTTAGGAATTGTAAACATAGCAGAAAATTTAAAGGCTTTGCTTAATTAGTTTACAAACAATCTGACCTTTGACATGTCCTTTAAATTTCATACGTTAATGTTCTCTGGAGTTGTCTGTTTCTCACTTCGCTATAGAAGTCTTTTTAAACCTTTTAATGCTGCCACATTATTGCATTTAGTCAATAAATATTGATTATAGTTATCGCTAATAGTTCTTAAAATATCAACGGTACGAAGCACaagctttatttttatataaataaatttactgTGGGGGAGCTTATATCTGTAATGAAACTGGAAGAGAGTTTAAAGGCTCgtttttgaagtgttttttaaatgactgaaaacattttgagagaaaatgtttttgagtctCAAAAATGCTTCAACTGCTTCCTGTTAGAAACGTCATTTTTGTGCTTCTTGCAGGAAGTACTTCAAATGCTTTTCTAGGATTAACTTCCATTTTTACGAAGGATTGGTTTcagaaaacattttctctaaaaaagctttcaatcatttaaaaacacttctcaAATGAGTCGATTTTACCTCCGAAAAtatagataaaattttaattttaagagaGAAACATCAGAATTgttgttaaaaaaagaaagaaattaaggttgataaattaaacaaaaacataagATGAGATTTTTCAATTAACGAAGCATTAGAATGAATCAAATCTCTGTAAAGTCTATTAAGAGATTTTTGAATACACAAACACATGTTCAAATTCTAAAGCCTAGTAACCCCAAGATGGATAAGGAGTCACCTAATCTTTTGTTTGCATGGTGAAGTATTTGACTAACTAATCCCAAGAAGGCCTGtcgtatgtgtatatattttacTTAGATTCCAATCGTTCATGCCTCCAAATCAGTCTTTTCGTCCATGACTGCAAATCTGTCTTCTTGTCGAAAATAATTGAGAGATCCCTTAATATAGGTTTAGGCCTGAATATATTTACCTTGGGGGTGTAAATATAACATGTAAAAACTTAAGAGTGTTGCAAGCCCTATAGGCCTGAATATATTTACCTTGGGGGTGTAAATATAACATGTAAAAACTTAAGAGTGTTGCAAGCTACAATGAATGGACATGGTGGTATCCCTTCGTATCCCCGTATTGTATTGTATTCTCATGTTGTGTCGTATTCCTGTGGTCGTATCCATGTCCATGCATCCTAGGTAGCAAGTATTTGAAATTGGGTTGTGCACTTGCCTGTGTTTAGTTGTGCAATATTCTAATGGTTAGACAGTGTTTGGGGTTTAGGGTCTTGTATCTGTAAATGGTTCGGCAAGTTGGTGCCAAGAGTGTTAACATATCCATCTCGAACCAAGTTGGTGCCAAGAGTGTTAacatctccatctctctctctctctctctctctctctctctctctctctctctctctctgttgtaATTGCTTCAAGCAAGTTGGTTACTCTTAGAGAATTCCATATATGGAGTAGCCATGGAAATGAGTCCAGATTCTTAAGCCAAATTATATCTATTGCCCTGCTGTTTTATAATTAATTGATAGCatatagctatatatatatataaaatgaggAATTTGCAGGAAATATTAAAAGATTTGTAGTGAT is from Pyrus communis chromosome 10, drPyrComm1.1, whole genome shotgun sequence and encodes:
- the LOC137748611 gene encoding protein SHORT INTERNODES-like, with amino-acid sequence MAGFFSLGRGGSDDQDNSNNPPPPDHHHHQIAPETLFWYKNEDVANQPYKGFEPWQQQEQLLQLQTQPPPRLYQPHPHHHQDLYTSAAALGVGPSSRGSDDTSSSRSATAGFTMMRSSSGGRGGSGGSASCQDCGNQAKKDCIHMRCRTCCKNRGLHCPTHVKSTWVPASKRRERQQQLAALQHQHHQQQGHIQQHHDQQQQQLQVIRGESSKRLRENPSSNPSLRILTNTNTSGLDVVNFPPEVSSPAVFRCVKVSGMDNEDQYAYQTAVNIAGHLFKGILYDKGPESPNYNMNMAADTSSGGGVNFQPLNLIAGAASAVNTASIDGGGGHEGVEVAGSTTVIDPSSLYPAPINTYMGTQFFLPPRS